Within Aerosakkonema funiforme FACHB-1375, the genomic segment AGAGTTCCCAAAAAAGAAAACTAAAAAACAAGGAGACTCGTTTACTGTTTATAAAACTTCCGGGGTTTATCCAGAAAAAGGTAAACCAGCATTACCTTTCACGAATAGAGTGGTAATAGAGGCAGGTAAAAAAATCAAATTACCCGGCTTAAAAACTTTTAGACTAAAGGAGAAGATAGATTTTACCTGTAGTTCTCAGACATTTACCCTGTCGAGGACGGCTGATAAGTGGTTTGTCTCTTTTGTGTTGTCTGCTTTAAAAATTCCGCCGCTTTATCATCCGATTGCCAAAGTAGGCGTCGATTTAGGCGTAAAACGTCTGGCGACAGTTTCGGATGGAACTTGTTACGAGATGCCAGCTAGTACAAAAAGGGCGAAAATCAAGCTCAGTCAGCAGCAATGGCGCAATCGTCACAAGAGACACGGCCAGAAAAAGTTAGGGATAAAAGCATCGCATAA encodes:
- a CDS encoding RNA-guided endonuclease InsQ/TnpB family protein: MYALKRELKLNNREISLMRGGAGYRRFVYNFGLQLLTASWRFENIPASDSKRIDAIKKIFTQVVMKRSEYAWMKKYPSTIYQSAFQDLKNAFNRWRKGLAEFPKKKTKKQGDSFTVYKTSGVYPEKGKPALPFTNRVVIEAGKKIKLPGLKTFRLKEKIDFTCSSQTFTLSRTADKWFVSFVLSALKIPPLYHPIAKVGVDLGVKRLATVSDGTCYEMPASTKRAKIKLSQQQWRNRHKRHGQKKLGIKASHNAKDCYLKQAKIHARVSNIRRDVIQKMTTDLSRRVYCIR